Genomic DNA from Hordeum vulgare subsp. vulgare chromosome 2H, MorexV3_pseudomolecules_assembly, whole genome shotgun sequence:
CATCCCATAAAATATTTATGAAACGAGTTTATGAGATCTACTTCGTTAAAGGCCTCGCTGCatcacaaaaaaataaataaagaccGTTCATACACGTTTTTTGCGGGAAGTGGGTTTACCGAAAAGATGATTTTACGTGTATTGCGGGTGTTCGCAGAGGACGTATAGGTTTGTTCGGTGGTTCGCGTGTCATTATCCAATCTCGCATCACTGCTCGAACAAATCAACCGGAGGCGTTTGACATGTCACATGTGTCATATGTAGTATCTGAGCCTTTGTATCAGTTGACTCTGGCGATTTCAAAGGGATGGTGATGTCTCCGGCCGGGACCTGTCGCCCGAATAActccataaaaataaataaatgcgcgGGTCCTGTCATCGGGTTAAGAAAAGCGACCATTTCTCCCTTCAATAATAATGTGATGCGATGTTTAAGAAAAGAGGGGCATCTTCAAacgatattttttttctttcgagTACTTCACAAACACAGCTGGAGATCGCTGTCATGTTAAAGTGTGCATGTTGGTCGAACGGAACATGCCACCTGCGTATTGGCAAATACTAGTACAAAAATTGCATTGGTTGTCCAAGGTAGCTAGGCCGTTGCAGTCTCGCAGAACATACCGCATCGGCACATGCAAAATGTAGAGTGCTTCAGGGTTCAACAAGCAACAGCCAACAGCAGCAGGCGACAAGCATGAAAATACAGACAGCTAACTGCAGGCTTCAAACAGAAGCCACTTCTGTTGCAATCCACACCCGGTTAGACTAGGCAGATTGCAGCATAATCAAGCAACCTCTGTCAGCAGGTAGTTCTCGTCAGACACCGTCACGTAAATAAATTACACCAAGTGGATACAACGGGCACTTCCAATTACACACTTGTCTCTTACTGCAAATGTGGTACATACATTTCCATGCCCGCCGAATCCGGATTTCCCCACAGAAGAATACCATGTTACATGCGCTACAGCCTACAAAAACTACTACCCCGGAACACGAGACCTATATATATGACGGCTTACATGCCTACAAGCCTAGTTGGTGTATTTAAATTCTTCAAATATATTAGGTGGGGGGGCATTACCGCCGGCTGACCACTTGGGCAAAACCCTACCAGAGGCCACGGGCTGTTGGACACTGCTGCACAGCTCTTCATCCACATCTTCGCATCCGTCCAAGTCAACATCTATATAGCGGATGTCTTGGATCACGCTTGCAGCATCGGCTATTCCCTGCTTGCTGTTTTGTGTCTTTCCTGCGTGTTTCTTGGACTGAACTGTGCGTTCTTCAAAGTCATTGCCGTTCCCAGAGGTGTCGATGGCGGTGAAGCCCCTTCGCTTCTTCACGGCCTCGTTTTGCTCGTTGCTGCCACCGCTGCTGCTGCTTCTCTTGCTTCCGCTTGAAAATTGGTTGAGAAACTCCTCTAAGGTTGCAAGTACGCGATCTCCATACTTGTTGAGCTTCACCCTGAAAGAAGGTATGTAAAACAGTAAGTAAATTTCTTGTCCTAGTTCTCAACCCTGCATTGTCAACCTTCCAATGTGCACTGAACATATTGTTTTTAGAGTCATTACTTGCCGATGCCGTTTATCTCCAAAAGTTCTTCTTTTGTCCTTGGTACCCGAGTGCTAATTTCCTTCAGTGTTTCATTACTGAACATGAATAATTCACCACGTCAGAAGTCAGTGAGTGACAAGGAGGTATGACAAGGAACTTACTTAAATATGTGGTGTACACCACATCCTGCAGCCTCTGCTATCTGAGACCTAAGGATTCTTAAAGTTTCATAGAGCAACGATGAAAAATTCTGCAATTGAGAATAGCCTTTAGAACGAACCAAAATAAATACACAAGAGGATTTACTAATGACCAACTACCTCATCCATTTCACTCTGCCGTTGAACAGGCTTATTGACTTGTGAGATTGATGATTCGTCAAGTTTCCCCATCTTAGGGGCCTTGTCAGGAGTGGGAAACCTGCAAAATAACATACAGAGCATTATAAGCAAGATGTTTGGAGTATTAGATGAAATTTAAATTTAAAGAAAGTACTCTAGTAGAGTATGTGATATCCTAATTTAATTAAAGCTCAACTTCCCAATTTGAAGTGCATTCAACTAAAGTCTCAATCGATAATGACATTTGACATTACGTATTCGGTTCTACAAATCAAGATCAGATTGTCGATAACATTACATTGTGCAAAAAACTTACACTGCCAAAAAATCATCATAATGACATTTAACATTATAGATATATTCAGTTCTACAAACCAAGATCAGATTGTCGGTAACATCATATTGTGCAAACCAATTTAGAAGTGCAACCATCACTTAAAGACGTTCTTAGTTAATGATGAACCCTAGAAAGATTTTAGGCAAACTCATGAAAAATAATAGTATGGTCACACAgaaaaggaaatatttctcaataAAATCAAGATATGTCGATTAAACTTGAAGAGAAGAGGCAAATGCAGAACATCCAATAAATTTTATAACATGTAAGGCAGAAAACAAACTTAAGGACGATCTGATTGCCAGAGCGAAGACCACCAACTTTAACCTGATTCACCTGCTCAACAAAAACACATGTATGAGACCAAGGCAGTTACAAGAAGGCTGCCAAAAAAATTGtctcaaaataaaataataaaccaACCAGGGATCAAGTATTCATTCGGCTACCTTTAAAACAGATGATACTGATCCATATGTATCGCTCTTTTTGACATCCTCAGCAAGTATTCCCTCAGTTACTAGATTCCGTAGTACTCTTGctgcctcacctttagctagatgCTTTCCAGCTCCATGAAGAGGCAACATATCATGACGGTTCTTCTTGACCTAAATGCAGTGTTGACAAGATTTACAATCTAGGGCAAGAATGTAGTTTCACCATGATTTCCCCAGCAAGAAGCCAAGATGCACAATAGAGTGCAGAAAGTAAGTTTACACTGGTAGCAAGTAACAGAATTAATGAACTTCAGAACAACAATTCCGAGTGTTTAATTTCACCATGCATACATTTTGGTTCAAGGAACCCCTGTAAACTTCAAGAATATGAGAACTTGAACATGGCTGCCCTGTCGCCAAGACCAGCTCGACCTAAAAAAGCAACAAGGTGATGATGTAAGTTCACAGAGAGGTGTGCATGTGTTCAGGAGACAGGGCACAGATATCTACTTAGGCACCTACCAATTGCTTGGCAATATTGGTCACATCTTTTTCAATCCATCTCAATCCTTTTTTGCAATTATCACATGTTTTTGCACAATGTGATGGATCAAAAGTCTCTCCGAAGTGTATCAGTTGAAGTAAACGTCTGCAATCCACATCATTTTCGCAGTAACTAACCtgtagaagagaaagaaaaatgcATGGTTATGATGGCTTCCAAACTACACCTCGACAAGCAAAATGCTTACAGAATTGTTTATACCATGCACAAGAGATTCTCCTTGTGTGTTGCAAGTGCTTGCCCATGTGAAGACGAAGAGCTTGATCTTACTTGCTCTGCAGATCCTTGTGTAATCATGTGTTTGACACGAATCTAGATAGTTTGACAAGAAAATTACTTGTTTGTGATGACCAATGAGATGACAGGCTGACAAGATATGTCAATCAAGGTACCACTAAACTTACATAGTCAGAATAGTTATAATACAGCACACAAGATGAGCGTTGTCCATCTCTACCAGCACGTCCACACTCCTAAAAGAAAACTCGGTCATGAAACAGCTTAAATCATGCAGTTTCCTGTGCAAACATTCTCTTACCTGATGGTACCCTTCAATTGATTTGGGAAGGGAATGATGAATAACAAAACGGACATCGGGTTTATTGATACCTGCAAATCGGAACATTAACATGGAGCACAGATAAATATTTCTTTTGAAGATGTTTGAAAGATCACATTACCCATCCCAAATGCAACTGTAGCACAGATTATGTTTATCTTATCCATACTCCACAGCCTCTGAACTTGTGTTCTATCAAAAGGCTCCATGTTACCATGATAGTGTGATGCTTGGTGCCCATATTCCTGTGTCAATAAACAGGAAACGGACAAAAAATGTCAGGCGGGTCAGTAGTTCAAATGCTAAGCGCTTCAAATTTGCATAGCCCATCAGATTTCTATTTTCTGAGTAAATCCGAGTACAGCCTTGGGATTTATCACATCATCCGACTAGCACAATTAAAATGTTGACATCAACTTATGCACTCTAAAACCATCAGGTCCTGACATGGCCCCCACTTAGGCATGTAATGAGACTGCGACATGTAGTAAATCTGGGCAAAAATATCATGAGCTGTGCACTACCAAACCCTCTATCCGGCACATTTGAGTTAAGGAACCAACTATATTCAACATGGCTGTGTATTACCTTTCGAAACATCTAAACAGAATTCTAAGATTTGGTGCATCTACATTAGATTATTAGTTTACACATGAAACGTAAGTCAGGTAGGAATTGTTGATGGTGCAAACCAACGTGTGTAACTAATTTTACCAAACGGAGCCTAAAACCAAAGTGTGACTCCTTTACAACTATGGGGCCCCAATAACACATAAAATATATAGCCCTTTTTCACTGACGTGTGTTCCTCTATATTCCGTAGTGGTAAAGACGTTTACCTATAGACAGGCACTCAGGAATCAGGATAAACAAGAGGATTGActcaaaataaaattgaagatCTATATTCAGCAAAAGGTGGAAAACACATGAGAATACTGAAAAGATTGGTAAGGACGAATTTGCTCCAGCAAACAATACTAAATATTGAAAGAGAACACAGCATGCGTGAAGAGTGAACAGCTTAAAGTCTGAAGAAGTAACCCTCAGTTTTTCAGCCACTTTTTCACAGTCCATTCTTGAAAGGCAATATATGATGCCACAttctttatgatgattttcaCGGATAAAGCGATCTATATCCTCGAGGCATTTCTTTGTCTTGGGCATCACAAAATACCTGCAAAACTTGCAGTGAGATGGTTTGTGCAATAGAAGTTGTAAGTCAAAATTTTCTAACAGACTTACCTCAGATTGGGACGATTAAAACTCTGTTTGAAAACAACACAGTTTGCTAGGCCTAGAGCTTGCACAACATCTTCCTTTACACTCGCAGTTGCTGTTGCAGTCAAGGCCAGGACTGGTGTCTCTGGGAACTTTTGTTTCAAGACACCTAAATGCTGAGATCATGTACAAAAGCTATATCAAATGGGTGTCTCTTATTTGACATGAACATATATCTTCCTGATAAAAAGTACCTGGTAATCAGGTCGGAAATCATGTCCCCACTGGCTTACACAATGAGCTTCATCAATAACAATTCTAGAAAGATAACCTCGTGAATATAAATTTTCCAATTGTCTCAGTAGAACATCACTCCTGTACCCAGGAAATTGCTACCAGTTACTACCAAATGCATTGATAGTAAAACAgacctactccctctgttcctaaatataagaccttttagagatttcactatagactacatacggagtaaaatgagtgaacctacactctaaagtatgtctatatacatccgtatgtagttcatagtggaatctctaaaaggtcttatatttaggaacggagggagtacatgatatACTAACAGAGAAGAGTATAACTGTACAAGGTGAGGGACTAATAGAGAGCTAAAGCCTTAAGTGCATTCAGGGATTTCAAATGTAGATGTTAGGTAAAAAAGGAACTGTGAAAGCTAATTTTGTCTGGAAATGGTGAACTACTAAACAATGCCACCTATGAAGTAAGTATGGAGGTTACACTATATTGCAAAAGGATAATTTGGAAACAGCGGTTAAGAGATGATGCAGCTAACTACTTCAGACCTGTCATGTGGAATTTAAGACATTCCACTTACTTAGCTATTTTTTCTGGAGTAACATACAGTAACTTATAGTTACATGTAGATGTAGGAGACATTAGATCTCTTAATATTCTCTGCTGTTCTGTCCATTCCAAATTGGCACTGAGATAAGTTGCAGGGATATTTGCCTgctccagacaggaggtgagtggTCAAAAAAGCATCAAGAATTATGTTATAGGAAATGAGATAATGTATTACCTGCGATAAATGCATGATCTGGTCCTGGATGAGTGAAACAAGAGGACAAACTACTAGCGTTATGCCCTCCTCAATGAGAGCTGGAAGCTGCAAATTAATAGACAAGTGTTCAGTGCTACTTTGAGGAAataaaatcttgcagatggagttAGCAGTCAATACTGAATAAATTGGTTTGTTTTAATTTCCTTCAAGACCATTGATTAATTCATAACTCTCATCTGATCAAACTCTTAGAAATTATCTCCTCTTCCATGTTTAAAACTTAAGTACCACTTGGTCAGTAGCATCATATATATGTGAGCACTAGAAAAGACAAAGGCAAAGGAGTAACAAATTCGCAAAAATCACCACTGAAGAGTCAAAAGGTGTATACAGTAGAATTTTCAAAGATGCATATATCATATCAAACAAGGATGGAAAATTGTAGAAGCATGGTTTATTACCTGGTAGGTCAAACTCTTTCCACCACCAGTTGGCATCAAAACAAAAACATCACTCCCATTCATTGTGGCATTAATTATTTCTCGCTGATTTGGGCGGAAAGAACGGTTTCCAAATACTCTCTTGTTGTGGACCTGAAGATGCACTCAAAATTAGTGATTCTCATGAGCCAATGTTGATGAAGTAACCAACTATTGATTTTGAAGAAAATAAataacctcaagttccttagtcCATGGAAAA
This window encodes:
- the LOC123426758 gene encoding ATP-dependent DNA helicase Q-like 4A, which codes for MQGSNKLNAGSNCNDKLPKVNWPHHANAIQSSLSKGDFLSSSFLFSLPTQRANPEANCNTMHSLRSAACKIQGPERLQVPWIEKAWRSVCNTQVTCKNYLRPGLSAKVKDCGRDFALTYAADSSYNAKKLDNVPKSTILSEGSLHQRTESGILEQNSSHRTCTMAYQSNHVVGTTYQSSFARTDAMSCQTVPVADNMCADDKLDAMDDDEILASIDVDRIVMEHYEATNTPRGLASRQMSTPSGNKFNFTGLDENSLPQELSEICSHGYKLAFCPEANYHLQGMKDQLISVSNKLLDGSGELSPQHSEELRQQRAHLNKQIQILGDYMARPTQDDERKRSHSMASTTAAEGHRPPMTPSTFVDNNRSQSQFYDTNGPWDGGSCYTPAPCPYMDSNIPLTSVQRDYTRRNIDISYTDGSGDKKWSSTDFPWTKELEVHNKRVFGNRSFRPNQREIINATMNGSDVFVLMPTGGGKSLTYQLPALIEEGITLVVCPLVSLIQDQIMHLSQANIPATYLSANLEWTEQQRILRDLMSPTSTCNYKLLYVTPEKIAKSDVLLRQLENLYSRGYLSRIVIDEAHCVSQWGHDFRPDYQHLGVLKQKFPETPVLALTATATASVKEDVVQALGLANCVVFKQSFNRPNLRYFVMPKTKKCLEDIDRFIRENHHKECGIIYCLSRMDCEKVAEKLREYGHQASHYHGNMEPFDRTQVQRLWSMDKINIICATVAFGMGINKPDVRFVIHHSLPKSIEGYHQECGRAGRDGQRSSCVLYYNYSDYIRVKHMITQGSAEQVRSSSSSSHGQALATHKENLLCMVSYCENDVDCRRLLQLIHFGETFDPSHCAKTCDNCKKGLRWIEKDVTNIAKQLVELVLATGQPCSSSHILEVYRGSLNQNVKKNRHDMLPLHGAGKHLAKGEAARVLRNLVTEGILAEDVKKSDTYGSVSSVLKVNQVKVGGLRSGNQIVLKFPTPDKAPKMGKLDESSISQVNKPVQRQSEMDENFSSLLYETLRILRSQIAEAAGCGVHHIFNNETLKEISTRVPRTKEELLEINGIGKVKLNKYGDRVLATLEEFLNQFSSGSKRSSSSGGSNEQNEAVKKRRGFTAIDTSGNGNDFEERTVQSKKHAGKTQNSKQGIADAASVIQDIRYIDVDLDGCEDVDEELCSSVQQPVASGRVLPKWSAGGNAPPPNIFEEFKYTN